In Budorcas taxicolor isolate Tak-1 chromosome 16, Takin1.1, whole genome shotgun sequence, the following are encoded in one genomic region:
- the RNASEL gene encoding 2-5A-dependent ribonuclease: METESHNNPQERPTPSSNGKASQDDNHLLIEAVKDEDIELVQQLLERGADVNFQEEWGWSPLHNAVQVGREDIVDLLLSHGAEPCLRKKNGATPFIIAGIVGNVKLLKLLLPKIADVNECDVNGFTAFMEAAVYGKVEALRFLYSNGAEVNLHRKTLEDQERIKKGGATALMDAAREGRVDVVEILLHEMGADVNARDNRGRNALIYALLNSDDEKVKAITRLLLDCKVDVNVRGEGRKTPLILAVEKKNLDLVQMLLEQTGIEINSTDSEGKTALLLAVELKLKAIAQLLCHKGASTKCGDLVAIAKRSYDSDLAKFLRQHGAVEDVCPPAKAWKPQSSRWGVALKHLHRIYRPMIGKLKIFIDEEYKIADTSEGGIYLGFYEEQEVAVKRFYEGSTRGQNEVSCLQSNRASGHVVTFYGSESDGGCLYVCLALCEHTLGKHLAEHRGEAVQNKEDEFARNILSSLFKAVEELHLSGYTHQDLEPQNILIDSKNGACLADFDESIQGTGDPQEIKRDLEALGLLVLYVVNKGNVSFERLKDLKTEDLIEHSPDEETRDLIQHLLVPGDNVKGHLSGLLAHPFFWSWESRYRTLRDVGNESDIKTRNTCSKILQLLQPETSELSTSFNQWTKKVDEFVMGKMNEFYKKGNTYQNTVGDLLKFIRNLGEHINEQKNIEMKSKIGEPSQYFQEKFPDLVMYVYKKLQNTEYAKHFPKNLNPNKANM, encoded by the exons ATGGAGACTGAGAGCCACAACAACCCTCAGGAAAGACCCACACCGTCTAGTAATGGGAAGGCTTCACAGGATGACAATCATTTGTTGATTGAAGCTGTTAAAGATGAAGACATTGAGTTGGTCCAGCAACTGCTAGAAAGAGGGGCTGATGTCAATTTCCAGGAAGAATGGGGCTGGTCGCCTTTGCATAATGCAGTGCAAGTTGGCAGAGAAGACATTGTGGATCTTCTGCTCAGTCATGGTGCTGAGCCTTGTCTGCGGAAGAAGAATGGCGCCACTCCCTTCATCATTGCTGGGATTGTCGGAAATGTGAAGTTGCTCAAACTATTACTTCCTAAAATAGCAGATGTCAATGAGTGCGATGTTAATGGCTTCACCGCTTTCATGGAAGCTGCTGTGTATGGCAAAGTCGAAGCCTTAAGGTTCCTGTATAGCAATGGAGCAGAGGTGAATTTACACAGAAAGACATTGGAGGATCAAGAGAGGATTAAGAAAGGAGGGGCCACTGCTCTCATGGATGCTGCTAGAGAAGGGCGTGTAGATGTCGTGGAGATCCTCCTTCATGAGATGGGGGCGGATGTCAATGCCCGGGACAATAGGGGCAGAAATGCTTTGATCTATGCTCTTCTGAACTCTGATGATGAGAAGGTGAAAGCCATTACTCGCCTTCTGCTGGACTGTAAGGTTGATGTCAATGTgaggggggagggaaggaagacgCCGCTGATCTTGGCAGTGGAAAAGAAGAACCTGGATCTGGTACAGATGCTTCTGGAACAAACAGGTATAGAGATCAACAGCACAGACAGTGAGGGTAAAACAGCACTGCTGCTTGCTGTCGAGCTTAAGCTGAAGGCAATTGCCCAGTTGCTGTGTCACAAAGGAGCCAGCACAAAATGCGGGGACCTTGTCGCAATAGCGAAGCGCAGTTATGACTCTGACCTTGCAAAGTTTCTTCGCCAGCATGGAGCCGTAGAAGACGTTTGCCCTCCCGCTAAAGCCTGGAAGCCTCAGAGCTCACGTTGGGGGGTGGCCCTGAAACATCTCCACAGGATATACCGCCCTATGATAGGCAAACTTAAGATCTTCATTGATGAAGAATACAAAATCGCTGACACCTCTGAAGGGGGCATCTACCTGGGGTTCTATGAGGAGCAAGAGGTAGCCGTGAAGCGGTTCTATGAAGGCAGCACACGGGGACAAAATGAAGTCTCTTGTTTGCAGAGCAACCGAGCCAGCGGTCACGTGGTGACCTTCTATGGCAGTGAGAGCGATGGGGGCTGTCTGTATGTGTGCCTTGCCCTGTGTGAGCACACGCTGGGGAAGCACTTGGCTGAGCACAGAGGAGAGGCTGTGCAAAACAAGGAAGATGAATTTGCCCGAAACATCCTCTCCTCTCTGTTTAAGGCTGTTGAGGAACTACACCTGTCTGGATACACTCATCAGGATCTGGAACCACAGAACATCTTAATAG ATTCCAAGAATGGTGCTTGCCTGGCAGATTTTGATGAAAGCATCCAGGGGACTGGAGATCCACAGGAAATCAAGAGAGATCTAGAG GCCTTGGGACTGCTGGTCCTGTATGTGGTAAACAAGGGAAACGTTTCTTTTGAGAGGCTGAAGGATCTAAAAACTGAAGACTTGATTGAACAttctccagatgaggaaactcggGACCTCATTCAGCATCTGTTAGTCCCTGGGGACAATGTGAAGGGCCATCTGAGTGGCCTGCTGGCTCATCCCTTCTTTTGGAGTTGGGAGAG CCGCTACCGGACCCTCCGGGATGTGGGAAATGAATCTGACATCAAAACACGAAATACTTGTAGCAAGATCCTCCAGCTTCTGCAACCTGAAACATCTGAACTTTCCACGAGTTTTAACCAGTGGACAAAAAAG gttgATGAATTTGTGAtgggaaaaatgaatgaattttataaaaaaggaaatacctATCAGAACACTGTAGGTGACCTGCTGAAGTTCATTCGGAATTTGGGAGAGCACATTAATGAACAAAAGAATATAGA gATGAAGTCAAAAATTGGAGAACCTTCCCAgtattttcaggagaaatttcCAGATCTGGTTATGTATGTCTATAAGAAACTACAGAACACAGAATATGCAAAGCATTTTCCAAAAAATCTCAATCCGAACAAAGCCAACATGTGA